The following proteins are encoded in a genomic region of Natrinema sp. DC36:
- a CDS encoding histone, with the protein MNVELPFAPVDTIIRRNAGNLRVSADASKQLATRIQEHGSELAIDAAEEATADGRKTLMAQDFGVEAVVDKDGLELPVAPVDRIARLEIDDRYRVSMDARVALADILEDYADNVARAAATLAHHADRRTITDDDIETYFSLFE; encoded by the coding sequence ATGAACGTCGAACTCCCGTTCGCCCCGGTGGATACGATCATCCGGCGGAACGCAGGCAATCTTCGGGTGAGTGCTGACGCGTCGAAGCAACTCGCAACGCGGATTCAGGAACACGGGAGCGAACTCGCAATCGACGCCGCCGAAGAGGCGACGGCTGACGGCCGGAAGACGCTGATGGCGCAGGATTTCGGCGTCGAAGCGGTCGTCGACAAGGATGGCCTCGAGCTCCCGGTCGCGCCGGTCGATCGCATCGCCAGGCTGGAAATCGACGATCGCTATCGCGTCTCGATGGACGCCCGCGTCGCCCTCGCCGATATCCTCGAGGACTACGCGGATAACGTCGCCCGGGCGGCCGCGACTCTCGCACACCACGCCGACCGGCGGACGATCACCGACGACGACATCGAGACGTACTTCTCGCTGTTCGAGTGA
- a CDS encoding single-stranded DNA binding protein: MSDIEGVYEDLEADVSLEEFREAVEAKVEQMGGLADEETAAMLVAHEVGESEVGGIADIEPGMEEAKFVAKVLSIGEVRTFERDGEDEDGQVVNVEVADETGSVRAAFWDDHAQAAIEELEEGQVLRIKGRPKEGFSGVEISVDDVQPDDDTEIDVQVSDTYTVEDLSLGLSNVNLVGLLLDTDSVRTFDRDDGSEGKVSNLVLGDSTGRIRVTLWDEQADLATELEAGTTVEVIDGYVKDRDGSLELHVGNRGAVEEVDEEVEYVPESTPIEDLEIDQMVDIAGVVRSADPKRTFDRDDGSEGQVRNIRVQDATDDIRVALWGDKADIDIGPGDEVVLGDVEIQDGWQDDLEASAGWQSTITVLESDSSGTGESEGDTSGSSDENAGLSAFASDDGGSGENGAGESTSSSASTDATDDSASADVETDSDEPSDGEEREFTGVVVQAGDPIVLDDGETTMSIATDADVGLGEEVTARGVVRDGRLDANDVF, encoded by the coding sequence ATGAGCGACATCGAGGGCGTATATGAGGACCTCGAGGCCGACGTTTCTCTCGAGGAGTTTCGCGAGGCCGTCGAGGCGAAAGTCGAGCAGATGGGGGGACTCGCAGATGAGGAGACGGCGGCGATGCTCGTCGCTCACGAAGTCGGCGAGAGCGAGGTCGGCGGAATCGCCGACATCGAACCCGGGATGGAGGAGGCGAAGTTCGTCGCCAAAGTGCTCTCGATCGGCGAGGTGCGCACCTTCGAGCGCGATGGCGAGGACGAAGACGGGCAGGTCGTCAACGTCGAGGTGGCAGACGAGACCGGTTCCGTGCGAGCGGCGTTCTGGGACGATCACGCCCAGGCCGCCATCGAGGAACTCGAGGAGGGCCAGGTCCTGCGGATCAAGGGCCGACCCAAGGAGGGCTTTTCCGGCGTCGAAATCAGCGTGGACGACGTCCAACCCGACGATGATACCGAGATCGACGTGCAGGTCTCCGATACGTACACCGTCGAGGACCTCTCGCTCGGTCTCTCGAACGTCAACCTCGTCGGCCTGCTTCTGGACACCGACAGCGTGCGGACGTTCGACCGCGACGACGGCTCGGAGGGGAAGGTCTCGAACCTCGTCCTCGGCGACTCGACCGGTCGCATTCGCGTGACCCTGTGGGACGAGCAGGCCGATCTCGCAACTGAACTCGAGGCCGGGACGACCGTCGAAGTGATCGACGGCTACGTCAAGGACCGCGACGGCAGCCTCGAGCTTCACGTCGGTAACCGCGGTGCCGTCGAGGAAGTCGACGAGGAGGTCGAGTACGTCCCCGAGAGCACGCCGATCGAGGACCTCGAGATCGATCAGATGGTCGACATCGCTGGCGTCGTTCGCTCGGCCGATCCCAAGCGAACGTTCGATCGCGACGACGGCTCGGAGGGACAGGTCCGGAACATCCGCGTCCAGGACGCGACCGACGACATCCGCGTCGCCCTCTGGGGCGACAAAGCCGACATCGATATCGGTCCGGGCGACGAGGTCGTACTCGGCGACGTCGAGATTCAGGACGGCTGGCAGGACGATCTCGAGGCCTCCGCGGGCTGGCAGTCGACGATCACAGTTCTCGAGTCCGACTCGTCCGGCACCGGTGAGTCCGAGGGCGATACGAGCGGCTCGAGTGACGAGAACGCCGGCCTGTCTGCCTTTGCCAGTGACGACGGTGGCTCAGGCGAGAACGGCGCCGGTGAGAGCACCTCCTCGAGTGCCTCGACCGACGCTACCGACGATAGCGCCAGTGCTGACGTCGAGACCGACTCGGACGAACCATCCGACGGCGAGGAACGCGAATTCACCGGCGTCGTCGTGCAGGCGGGCGACCCGATCGTGCTCGACGACGGCGAAACGACCATGAGTATCGCGACCGACGCCGACGTCGGTCTCGGCGAGGAGGTAACCGCCCGAGGGGTCGTCCGCGACGGCCGTCTCGACGCAAACGACGTGTTCTGA
- a CDS encoding universal stress protein produces MYDDILVPTDGSESSMAAVDQAITIAEGKATTVHFLNVVDVGTEMSASASGSIAPQLTETLEKEAESALNDAVNRADEAGVQYDRTIREGDPHEVIVENSVEHNINLIVMGASGRSGLKEHLLGSTSDRVIRTVETSVLLARA; encoded by the coding sequence ATGTATGACGATATTCTGGTTCCGACCGATGGGAGTGAATCGAGTATGGCGGCGGTTGACCAAGCTATCACGATAGCAGAGGGTAAAGCGACGACAGTTCACTTCCTGAATGTAGTGGACGTGGGTACGGAGATGTCCGCAAGCGCGTCCGGTAGCATCGCACCCCAACTTACGGAGACGCTTGAGAAGGAAGCCGAGTCAGCCCTCAATGACGCTGTAAATCGAGCCGACGAGGCAGGCGTGCAGTACGATCGAACTATCCGCGAAGGCGATCCCCACGAAGTAATTGTGGAGAATAGTGTTGAACACAACATCAACCTCATCGTCATGGGCGCAAGCGGCCGATCAGGTCTGAAAGAACACCTCCTCGGTAGTACATCCGACCGTGTCATTCGCACAGTAGAGACATCTGTCCTACTGGCACGAGCCTAA
- a CDS encoding cation:proton antiporter, producing MATETALVDVGILFTAVALVGFLSSRIDQSVIPFYIIIGVLLGSNVLGELPALAGSEVGIGGITVTVPEVTIGGIELLAALGGLALSETDFIVVGAEIGIVLLLFFLGLEFNLSRLIASKDRIGKAGSVDLVINFGIGLVFGYLIFGSFLAAFLTAGIVYISSSAIITKSLIDLGWIANDESEPMLGTLVYEDLFIAIYLAIASALVLGGGDIGEAAGQIGIAVGFILVLLGLVTFGTDFFQCFLDADTNEFLVVRALGVTILVAGIALALGVSEAVAAFFVGMAFSSTDHVHDLEQLLEPLRDAFAAIFFFWIGLVTDPGLFTLSILGMIVAAVVVTTPTKIVSGYLGGRIYGLDDRRSLRVGFGMATRGEFSLIISSLALSGAGSSMAAETAQTIYAFTVGYVLVMSILGTSLMQYSSQIEPVAVSLFERARNGTPRPTDN from the coding sequence GTGGCGACTGAAACGGCACTCGTCGACGTCGGCATCCTCTTTACCGCAGTCGCACTAGTTGGTTTCCTCTCGAGTCGGATTGATCAGTCGGTGATCCCGTTTTACATCATCATTGGGGTGTTATTAGGATCGAATGTATTGGGCGAACTCCCCGCCCTCGCAGGCAGTGAGGTCGGAATTGGCGGTATCACAGTCACCGTTCCTGAGGTAACTATTGGCGGGATCGAACTTCTCGCAGCGCTTGGCGGACTCGCACTCAGCGAAACCGACTTTATCGTCGTCGGTGCAGAGATTGGGATCGTCCTTCTATTATTCTTCCTAGGCCTCGAGTTTAACCTGAGTCGATTGATCGCGAGTAAGGACCGTATCGGCAAAGCGGGATCTGTCGATCTTGTCATCAACTTCGGTATCGGGCTAGTCTTTGGCTATCTCATTTTTGGGAGCTTTCTCGCGGCTTTCCTTACAGCAGGAATCGTCTACATCTCCTCGAGTGCAATCATTACGAAGTCACTGATTGATCTGGGCTGGATCGCTAATGACGAGTCCGAACCGATGCTAGGGACGCTCGTCTACGAGGACCTGTTTATCGCGATCTACCTAGCGATTGCATCCGCGCTAGTCTTGGGTGGCGGCGATATCGGGGAGGCCGCGGGCCAGATCGGAATCGCGGTCGGGTTCATTCTTGTGTTGCTCGGGCTCGTTACCTTCGGAACCGATTTCTTTCAGTGCTTTCTCGATGCCGACACGAACGAGTTTCTAGTTGTCCGCGCATTAGGCGTCACAATCCTCGTCGCTGGAATCGCGCTTGCGTTGGGCGTCAGTGAGGCCGTCGCCGCGTTCTTCGTCGGTATGGCCTTTTCGTCGACCGATCACGTCCACGACTTGGAGCAACTGCTTGAGCCGTTGCGAGACGCCTTCGCGGCGATCTTCTTCTTCTGGATCGGCCTCGTGACCGATCCGGGGCTGTTCACGCTCTCAATTCTCGGGATGATCGTCGCCGCCGTCGTCGTGACGACGCCGACAAAAATTGTCAGTGGCTACCTCGGTGGGCGGATATATGGCCTTGATGACCGTCGATCGCTTCGGGTCGGATTTGGAATGGCCACCCGCGGCGAGTTCTCCCTGATCATCTCGAGTCTTGCCCTCTCTGGGGCCGGCAGTAGCATGGCAGCGGAGACGGCGCAGACGATCTATGCCTTTACCGTCGGGTACGTTCTCGTCATGAGCATTCTCGGGACGTCGCTCATGCAGTACTCAAGCCAAATCGAGCCCGTCGCCGTCTCGCTGTTCGAACGGGCCCGCAACGGAACTCCACGGCCGACCGACAATTGA
- a CDS encoding molybdenum cofactor biosynthesis protein B has translation MTGETDDRRSTDHHGHDIIDPLSVGIVTVSSSRAGTADPDDPGGDTIQDCFEADGHEVRERLLVRDDYSAIRTAVRGLVARRDIDVVCTTGGTGVTVDDVSPEATASLFERELPGFGELFRSLSWDEVGTRAMASRATAGIAVDTPVFCLPGSRSACETACEELIVPESPHLAGLATRHRAETTDQTLAEYQDE, from the coding sequence ATGACCGGCGAAACCGACGACCGACGGAGTACCGACCACCACGGACACGATATCATCGATCCGCTCTCCGTTGGGATCGTCACCGTCTCGAGTTCGCGCGCGGGCACGGCGGATCCCGACGATCCGGGCGGGGACACCATTCAGGACTGTTTCGAAGCCGATGGCCACGAGGTCCGAGAACGGCTCCTGGTCCGGGACGACTACTCGGCGATCCGAACCGCCGTCCGCGGCCTCGTTGCACGTCGGGATATCGACGTGGTGTGTACCACGGGCGGCACCGGTGTCACCGTCGACGACGTCTCTCCGGAGGCGACCGCATCGCTGTTCGAGCGCGAGTTGCCGGGCTTCGGCGAACTGTTTCGCTCGCTCTCGTGGGACGAAGTTGGAACGCGAGCGATGGCCTCGCGCGCGACGGCGGGAATCGCCGTCGACACGCCCGTCTTCTGCCTCCCCGGGAGCCGGAGCGCCTGCGAAACCGCCTGTGAGGAACTGATCGTCCCCGAATCGCCCCACCTCGCGGGACTGGCGACGCGTCACCGCGCCGAGACGACCGATCAGACGCTCGCGGAGTATCAGGACGAGTAG
- a CDS encoding PQQ-binding-like beta-propeller repeat protein: protein MAGWSAARGGYGNTAAVGSDHGFGDGFDFDALEVDWTADVGGLPVVDDSMVYLPVEGAVHALDAADGSLEWQSEDVGASESPTVAYGTVFVSGDRGVTALDAANGDVRWQTSVSDAATDSDADEPAVSPPTVAFERVYVCADGGLSAIDCETGEIDWRCDSATVTVGDPWEEQNEVDRTIEGGVAATDERVFVLAEAGTIVGLDPLTGEQRLTADTYYYYLYDLVATDERVFVRTGSEEVIAYDSATGEREEGWGGGIRRLAVRGETLVFVTRYELVAIDLESGDERWSVGKYSHCIGDPVIACNAVLVSFGLQGGEYENSLVAFDLDDGGEQWVFSRTESAYVGGRCVVADRAIYIDDGGLTVIRANEGERDEGDEEAEGDTGDDERGEVDETDGPDSNATDEVQAGSDETEEGGETDVQNESDDPETDGKQRTRYMLRTMWSVIA from the coding sequence GTGGCGGGCTGGTCCGCCGCTCGAGGCGGATACGGAAATACGGCCGCGGTCGGCTCCGACCACGGGTTCGGCGACGGGTTCGATTTCGACGCTCTCGAGGTCGACTGGACGGCCGACGTCGGGGGATTGCCGGTCGTCGACGACAGTATGGTCTATCTGCCGGTGGAGGGAGCGGTGCACGCGCTCGATGCCGCCGACGGGTCGCTCGAGTGGCAAAGCGAGGACGTCGGTGCCAGCGAATCGCCGACGGTCGCGTACGGGACCGTCTTCGTGAGCGGCGATCGGGGCGTCACCGCGCTCGATGCCGCGAACGGGGACGTTCGATGGCAAACCTCGGTCTCCGACGCCGCCACCGATTCCGACGCTGACGAACCCGCCGTCTCGCCGCCGACGGTCGCGTTCGAGCGGGTGTACGTCTGCGCCGACGGCGGGCTGTCCGCGATCGACTGTGAGACCGGCGAGATCGACTGGCGTTGCGACTCGGCCACCGTGACCGTCGGCGATCCCTGGGAGGAACAGAACGAGGTCGACCGAACGATCGAGGGGGGAGTGGCGGCCACCGACGAGCGCGTCTTCGTGCTCGCCGAAGCTGGAACGATCGTCGGTCTCGATCCGCTGACGGGCGAGCAGCGGCTGACGGCCGACACGTATTACTACTACCTGTATGACCTCGTGGCGACCGACGAGCGGGTATTCGTTCGAACCGGTTCAGAGGAAGTCATCGCCTACGATTCGGCGACCGGTGAGCGCGAGGAGGGATGGGGCGGCGGGATTCGCCGACTCGCCGTCCGCGGGGAGACGCTGGTCTTCGTCACGCGGTACGAACTCGTCGCGATCGACCTCGAGAGCGGCGACGAGCGGTGGTCCGTGGGGAAGTACTCGCACTGTATCGGCGATCCCGTGATCGCCTGCAACGCGGTCCTCGTCAGCTTCGGATTACAGGGCGGCGAGTACGAAAACTCGCTCGTCGCGTTCGATCTCGACGATGGCGGCGAACAGTGGGTCTTTTCGCGAACGGAGAGCGCGTACGTGGGAGGGCGATGCGTGGTCGCCGATCGAGCGATCTACATCGACGACGGCGGACTGACTGTGATTCGCGCAAACGAGGGCGAACGCGACGAAGGAGACGAGGAAGCGGAGGGAGATACGGGAGACGACGAACGCGGTGAAGTCGACGAAACCGACGGCCCGGATTCGAACGCCACGGATGAGGTGCAGGCCGGATCGGACGAAACCGAGGAGGGCGGAGAGACCGACGTCCAGAACGAGAGTGACGACCCAGAAACCGACGGCAAACAGCGAACCCGGTACATGCTACGGACGATGTGGAGCGTGATAGCGTAG
- a CDS encoding TrkA C-terminal domain-containing protein, with translation MAVYESDLPGVGKKFEVEFDDGELLVIVTHNTGKREVYLKADTDADSEKIFEASDQLARKIGTILEGAYFQPVQAEQVETMLTEDTYLEWYSVAEGAEIAGQSLIESNIRDRTGVSIVAIQRGEELISPPTPESVLEIGDTLVVVGDREDCTKFEELLGAGLEE, from the coding sequence ATGGCCGTCTACGAGAGCGATCTCCCCGGTGTCGGGAAGAAGTTCGAGGTCGAATTCGATGACGGCGAATTGCTGGTCATCGTGACACACAACACGGGGAAGCGGGAAGTATACCTGAAAGCGGACACGGATGCCGACAGCGAGAAGATATTCGAGGCCTCGGATCAGCTCGCTCGGAAGATCGGTACAATTCTGGAAGGGGCGTACTTTCAACCAGTGCAGGCTGAACAGGTAGAAACGATGCTCACCGAGGATACCTACCTCGAGTGGTACAGCGTTGCCGAGGGTGCCGAAATAGCCGGTCAGAGCCTCATTGAGTCGAATATTCGTGATAGGACCGGTGTCTCCATCGTCGCTATTCAGCGTGGTGAGGAACTGATCTCGCCGCCGACGCCTGAGTCGGTCCTCGAGATTGGCGATACGTTAGTCGTTGTCGGTGACCGCGAGGACTGCACCAAGTTCGAAGAACTGCTCGGAGCTGGACTCGAAGAGTGA
- a CDS encoding TrkH family potassium uptake protein has protein sequence MSMRVNWRASCSLVGTVLKWLSAPLLLPVVVAIAYREDLSPFVITIIVTVIVGISLERLTEDRDLDTREAFLMVALTWLAVAVIGAIPFVVAGEGSLAHPINALFESMSGITTTGATAIVDFSVHSQSILMWRQLIQWLGGLGILVLATAIFSHLGVAGAQLMETETQTRNVTKLTPRITETARLLWTLYAGLTISQMVILYLLHLAGLAPNMTLYDAIAHPFTTISTSGFSPQPESLAAFSPAVQWVVIAFMAIGATNFILIYLALQGQHKRLYESEEFRFYIGILLFFSIGVATILSFDAIYPESIEATVRHAIFQVVSITTTTGYASADFNIWSASTKNLLFICMFIGGMAGSTTCSIKALRWLVVLKSFRRDLFIAGHPQAVRPVRLSGEVIDEETIRDVYAYTLVSIVFFITATVFLVFDTSRVGLQIGEFEAMSAAAATFFNIGPGFGIVGPFETYEVFPMSTKVVMIFLMWIGRIEIIPVLVLLTPSYWRR, from the coding sequence ATGAGTATGCGTGTGAATTGGCGTGCGAGCTGTAGCCTTGTCGGAACTGTGTTAAAATGGCTCTCAGCACCACTATTATTGCCAGTTGTGGTCGCGATTGCTTATAGAGAGGATCTTTCTCCATTCGTAATCACAATCATTGTTACAGTAATTGTAGGGATTTCATTAGAACGTCTTACAGAGGATCGTGATCTCGATACCAGAGAAGCATTCCTCATGGTTGCACTCACTTGGCTTGCTGTCGCCGTAATTGGTGCAATTCCGTTTGTGGTTGCTGGTGAGGGGTCTCTTGCACATCCAATCAATGCATTGTTCGAGAGTATGAGCGGAATCACAACAACAGGCGCAACAGCTATCGTTGACTTCTCTGTCCATTCCCAGTCAATCCTCATGTGGCGGCAACTCATCCAATGGCTTGGAGGATTAGGGATCCTTGTTCTCGCGACAGCAATCTTCTCACATTTGGGAGTTGCGGGTGCTCAGCTAATGGAAACGGAAACACAAACGAGGAATGTTACGAAACTAACCCCCCGAATCACGGAAACTGCACGCCTTCTTTGGACTCTATATGCTGGTCTTACTATCTCACAAATGGTAATCTTGTATCTCCTTCATCTTGCCGGTCTCGCACCAAATATGACGCTCTACGATGCGATTGCTCACCCTTTCACAACCATTTCGACAAGTGGGTTTTCGCCCCAGCCCGAGAGTCTGGCAGCGTTCTCGCCTGCAGTCCAATGGGTTGTGATTGCATTCATGGCTATCGGCGCAACGAATTTCATTCTAATCTATCTCGCCCTCCAAGGACAACACAAACGACTTTACGAGAGTGAGGAATTCCGATTCTATATTGGTATTTTGCTCTTTTTCAGTATTGGCGTTGCCACGATTCTTAGCTTTGATGCAATATACCCTGAAAGTATAGAAGCGACGGTTCGCCACGCGATATTTCAAGTAGTCTCGATAACCACAACAACCGGATATGCAAGTGCAGATTTCAACATCTGGTCTGCCTCTACGAAGAATTTGTTATTCATTTGCATGTTCATTGGCGGAATGGCAGGCAGTACGACATGTTCGATTAAAGCACTTCGCTGGCTCGTCGTATTAAAGTCCTTTAGGCGTGATCTCTTTATCGCGGGTCACCCACAAGCGGTTCGTCCAGTTCGATTATCCGGTGAAGTCATCGATGAAGAGACGATCAGAGATGTTTATGCATATACACTCGTGAGCATCGTCTTCTTTATTACAGCGACAGTATTTCTCGTGTTTGATACCTCACGAGTCGGACTTCAAATTGGCGAGTTCGAGGCGATGAGTGCAGCTGCAGCGACATTCTTCAATATCGGTCCCGGGTTCGGGATTGTCGGACCATTCGAAACCTACGAGGTGTTCCCAATGAGTACAAAGGTGGTGATGATCTTCCTGATGTGGATTGGACGTATTGAAATCATTCCTGTCTTAGTTCTGCTTACGCCCTCATATTGGAGACGGTGA
- a CDS encoding histone deacetylase, producing the protein MQFGYSELCLAHDPGSRHPESPDRLRAIRERLKKKHGVTYVESDPCELDTMAAVHDREYLESVREFCTDGGGSWDPDTAAVEETWDAACQSAGLACWAAEAALEGDTGRDTPFSIGRPPGHHAVYDDAMGFCFVNNAAVAAQYALDHDAYDVDRVAILDWDVHHGNGTQDIFYDRGDVFFASIHEQGLYPGTGDVDETGEGDGDGTTMNVPMPAGTDDREYLAAVDGPITAAFTAFDPDLLLISAGFDAHRHDPISRIRLSTEAYALMSDRMRSLADDTDAALAFVLEGGYGLDVLADSVALVHETFDGREPIEPDDEPGDNAESALEDVLEAHDLDVDLNDL; encoded by the coding sequence ATGCAGTTCGGCTACAGCGAGCTCTGTCTCGCACACGATCCCGGTTCGCGCCACCCGGAGTCGCCGGACCGGTTACGGGCGATCCGGGAACGGCTGAAGAAGAAACACGGCGTCACGTACGTCGAGAGCGATCCGTGCGAACTCGACACGATGGCGGCCGTCCACGACCGCGAGTACCTCGAGTCCGTTCGGGAGTTCTGTACCGACGGTGGCGGGAGCTGGGACCCCGACACCGCCGCCGTCGAGGAAACCTGGGACGCGGCCTGCCAGAGCGCCGGGCTCGCCTGCTGGGCCGCCGAGGCGGCGCTCGAGGGTGATACGGGCCGTGACACACCTTTCTCGATCGGTCGGCCGCCGGGCCACCACGCGGTCTACGACGACGCGATGGGGTTTTGCTTCGTCAATAACGCAGCCGTGGCCGCCCAGTACGCCCTCGATCACGACGCGTACGACGTCGACCGGGTGGCGATCCTCGACTGGGACGTCCACCACGGCAACGGAACGCAGGACATCTTCTACGACAGGGGCGACGTGTTCTTCGCCTCGATCCACGAGCAGGGGCTCTACCCCGGCACCGGCGACGTCGACGAGACCGGCGAGGGAGACGGCGACGGGACGACGATGAACGTTCCGATGCCGGCCGGCACCGACGACCGCGAGTATCTGGCCGCCGTCGACGGGCCGATCACCGCCGCCTTCACCGCGTTCGATCCCGATCTCCTCCTCATCAGCGCGGGTTTCGACGCCCATCGTCACGATCCCATCTCGCGGATCCGACTCTCGACCGAGGCCTACGCGCTGATGAGCGACCGCATGCGGTCCCTCGCCGACGACACCGACGCCGCGCTGGCGTTCGTCCTCGAGGGCGGCTACGGATTGGACGTGCTCGCCGACAGCGTGGCACTCGTCCACGAGACCTTCGACGGTCGCGAACCGATCGAGCCCGACGACGAACCCGGCGACAACGCCGAATCGGCCCTCGAGGACGTGCTCGAGGCCCACGATCTCGACGTGGACCTGAACGATCTCTGA
- the cca gene encoding CCA tRNA nucleotidyltransferase, with protein sequence MSEEDADSADRGSGGQCGNRADDGDEPDNREADRDLEQVVAEVRARVTPDDGERARLREVADRLMDRAESAATDLCTDADVLQVGSTARDTWISGDRDIDIFVRFPPELDRETLEEYGLEVGHATLPEGHEEYAEHPYVKGEVEGFDVDVVPCFRLESATEIRSAVDRTPFHTRYLQRRLDDELAAAVRVTKQFLKGIGVYGSDLRTRGFSGYLTELLVCEYDGFRPLLEAAADWRPPVELDPEAHGRAHEAAKSSQNETAGDADRPFDDPLIVIDPTDPERNVAAVCSAENVARFQHYAREFLASPRIDHFEPDDPEPLSESELREHLERRVTTPVAVRFDAPGLVEDQLYPQLRKSLAGITKGLDDRGFDVFRATAIADETAVVFAELAVDERPAVERHDGPPVHVRDHATGFYESYADDPDAYGPFIAGDRYVTERERAFTSARSFLESDRLFDVGLGAHVETALEDEYEVLVGSEITTLLAEFGTELRTYFEPRP encoded by the coding sequence ATGAGCGAGGAGGATGCCGACAGCGCGGACCGCGGTTCCGGCGGCCAGTGCGGAAACCGCGCTGACGACGGTGACGAGCCGGACAATCGAGAGGCGGATCGCGATCTCGAGCAGGTCGTCGCCGAGGTCCGAGCGCGAGTTACTCCCGACGACGGCGAACGCGCGCGTCTCCGCGAGGTGGCCGACCGGCTCATGGATCGGGCCGAGTCCGCGGCGACCGACCTGTGCACCGACGCCGACGTCTTACAGGTCGGCTCCACCGCCAGAGATACCTGGATCAGCGGCGACCGCGATATCGATATCTTCGTCCGGTTTCCGCCGGAGCTCGACCGCGAAACGCTCGAGGAGTACGGCCTCGAGGTCGGCCACGCGACGCTGCCCGAGGGCCACGAGGAGTACGCCGAACATCCCTACGTCAAAGGCGAGGTCGAGGGGTTCGACGTCGACGTCGTCCCCTGTTTCAGACTCGAGTCGGCGACCGAGATCCGTTCGGCGGTCGATCGGACGCCGTTTCACACCCGGTACCTCCAGCGACGACTGGACGACGAGCTCGCCGCGGCCGTCCGCGTCACCAAGCAGTTCCTCAAGGGGATCGGCGTCTACGGCAGCGACCTCCGAACCCGGGGATTCAGCGGCTATCTCACCGAACTCCTCGTCTGCGAGTACGACGGGTTTCGACCGCTGCTCGAGGCCGCGGCCGACTGGCGGCCGCCGGTCGAACTCGACCCAGAAGCGCACGGCCGTGCACACGAGGCGGCAAAGTCGTCTCAGAATGAGACGGCCGGCGACGCCGACCGCCCGTTCGACGATCCGCTGATCGTCATCGATCCGACGGATCCCGAACGCAACGTCGCCGCGGTCTGCTCGGCCGAGAACGTCGCTCGCTTTCAACACTACGCCCGGGAATTCCTCGCGTCCCCGCGGATCGACCACTTCGAACCCGACGATCCGGAACCGCTGTCCGAGTCGGAGCTGCGCGAACACCTCGAGCGCCGGGTCACTACGCCCGTCGCCGTCCGGTTCGACGCCCCCGGTCTCGTCGAGGATCAGCTCTATCCGCAGCTTCGGAAATCGCTGGCGGGCATCACAAAGGGGCTGGACGATCGCGGGTTCGACGTCTTCCGGGCGACGGCTATCGCCGACGAGACTGCCGTCGTCTTCGCCGAACTCGCGGTCGACGAGCGACCGGCAGTCGAGCGCCACGACGGACCACCGGTCCACGTCCGCGACCACGCGACCGGCTTTTACGAGTCCTACGCGGATGACCCCGACGCCTACGGCCCCTTCATCGCGGGCGACCGCTACGTCACCGAGCGCGAGCGGGCGTTCACCTCCGCCCGATCGTTCCTCGAGAGCGACCGCCTCTTCGACGTCGGACTGGGTGCACACGTCGAAACGGCGCTCGAGGACGAGTACGAAGTACTGGTCGGATCGGAGATCACGACGTTGCTCGCCGAGTTCGGCACGGAGCTGAGAACGTACTTCGAACCGCGACCCTGA